A region from the Micrococcus cohnii genome encodes:
- a CDS encoding thiamine pyrophosphate-binding protein → MSTENLEKTADAAGPGAEPAATTRNGGDLAVETLYGLGARTVFGIPGQHALGLFDALNRSPLEFVSNRVENNAAFAADGYSRATGEVGVLFLSTGPGALTSLAGLQEAYASAVPMVVIASQIPLSGLGARRKGMIHQLDDQKASARNVTKAQHTVHHASGIPSAIQDAWAEAITVPQGPVWVEIPQDVLLGEVQVPPVKDALAVAYDHPPRAELIDQSVRWIRDAQRVAIVAGGGVRRSGETATRMLREVAEHLQAPVVCSPGGNTALPWDHPLSLGSWVEDRYVTELLQDAEVLLVVGSSLGEVTSNYFTLEPRGRLIQIDAEPRVLETNHPTLGIRADAGAALTALAAGLRGQALELDPTGRGLTVLGTAPLDASLAVPAVAESEARWHGRTAADTVAEVNARVAARLDAQDLAVERRFMADIREAVPADMQTYWDMTIAAYWGWNCWDAKDGQFHSAQGAGGLGYGFPAAVGGALGLAAQGRTGRDKRVLAVAGDGSAMYSLAELAAAKQHDAAVTWLIIDDGGYGILREYMEGAFGQATATELDRPDFQRLAESFGVPAETVGVEDVAEALRRGFEAEGPNVVVVQTKLAMWAPSHLGLAPQV, encoded by the coding sequence ATGAGCACCGAGAACCTCGAGAAGACCGCCGACGCCGCCGGCCCGGGAGCTGAGCCCGCCGCGACCACCCGCAACGGCGGCGACCTGGCCGTCGAGACCCTCTACGGGCTCGGCGCCCGCACCGTGTTCGGCATCCCCGGCCAGCACGCACTGGGCCTGTTCGACGCCCTCAACCGTTCCCCGCTGGAATTCGTCTCCAACCGGGTCGAGAACAACGCCGCGTTCGCCGCCGACGGCTACTCCCGCGCCACCGGCGAGGTCGGAGTGCTGTTCCTCTCCACCGGCCCGGGTGCCCTCACCTCGCTGGCCGGCCTGCAGGAGGCCTACGCGAGCGCCGTGCCGATGGTCGTCATCGCCTCTCAGATCCCGCTCTCCGGGCTCGGCGCCCGCCGCAAGGGCATGATCCACCAGCTCGACGATCAGAAGGCCTCCGCGCGGAACGTCACGAAGGCCCAGCACACCGTGCACCATGCCTCCGGCATCCCCTCGGCCATCCAGGACGCGTGGGCCGAGGCGATCACCGTGCCGCAGGGCCCCGTCTGGGTTGAGATTCCGCAGGATGTGCTGCTCGGGGAGGTGCAGGTGCCGCCGGTCAAGGACGCGCTCGCAGTGGCCTACGACCACCCTCCCCGGGCCGAGCTGATCGACCAGTCCGTGCGGTGGATCCGCGATGCGCAGCGCGTGGCCATCGTGGCCGGCGGCGGTGTGCGTCGCTCGGGCGAGACCGCCACGCGCATGCTGCGTGAGGTGGCCGAGCACCTGCAGGCCCCCGTCGTCTGCTCGCCCGGCGGCAACACCGCACTGCCCTGGGACCACCCGCTCTCCCTCGGGTCCTGGGTGGAGGACCGTTACGTCACCGAGCTGCTCCAGGACGCCGAGGTGCTGCTCGTCGTCGGCTCATCCCTGGGCGAGGTCACCTCGAACTACTTCACGCTGGAGCCGCGCGGGCGCTTGATCCAGATCGACGCCGAGCCGCGCGTGCTCGAGACCAACCATCCGACGCTAGGCATCCGAGCGGACGCCGGAGCCGCCCTGACCGCACTCGCCGCGGGGCTGCGCGGCCAGGCGCTCGAGCTCGATCCGACGGGCAGAGGCCTGACCGTCCTGGGCACCGCGCCGCTGGACGCCTCGCTGGCCGTGCCGGCCGTCGCCGAGTCGGAGGCACGCTGGCACGGACGGACCGCCGCGGACACCGTGGCCGAGGTGAACGCCCGGGTGGCCGCGCGGCTCGACGCGCAGGACCTGGCCGTCGAGCGCCGATTCATGGCGGACATCCGCGAGGCCGTGCCCGCTGACATGCAGACCTACTGGGACATGACGATCGCCGCCTACTGGGGCTGGAACTGCTGGGACGCGAAAGACGGCCAGTTCCACTCGGCTCAGGGCGCCGGCGGACTCGGCTACGGGTTCCCGGCCGCCGTGGGTGGCGCCCTGGGCCTGGCCGCGCAGGGGCGGACGGGGCGCGACAAGCGCGTTCTGGCCGTCGCCGGGGACGGGTCCGCGATGTACTCGCTCGCCGAGCTGGCCGCCGCGAAACAGCACGACGCCGCGGTGACCTGGCTGATCATCGACGACGGCGGCTACGGGATCCTTCGAGAGTACATGGAGGGCGCCTTCGGCCAGGCGACGGCCACCGAGCTGGACCGGCCGGACTTCCAGCGGCTCGCCGAGTCGTTCGGCGTCCCCGCCGAAACCGTGGGCGTGGAGGACGTGGCCGAGGCGCTGCGGCGCGGCTTCGAGGCCGAAGGGCCGAACGTCGTGGTGGTGCAGACGAAGCTCGCGATGTGGGCGCCCAGCCACCTGGGGCTCGCGCCGCAGGTGTGA
- a CDS encoding pyridoxamine 5'-phosphate oxidase family protein produces the protein MTDSPTTRAPGMMRSAAPSGATVPSAATTPSGPSMFPHPDGEAALVLDEDQCWRLLEHTHHARLGLAVGGQPDIVPVNIAAHEGALYFRTAPGSKLAGLTVNPAVVVQADGILSDQAWSVIARGTARRLESSDEIAEAESLGIAPWVPSVKDFYVRVEVEQVSGRHFLFGSHPERDEEQTPPAQP, from the coding sequence GGCATGATGCGCTCCGCCGCCCCGTCCGGCGCGACCGTCCCGTCTGCCGCGACCACCCCGTCCGGCCCGTCGATGTTCCCGCACCCCGACGGCGAGGCGGCGCTCGTGCTCGACGAGGACCAGTGCTGGCGCCTGCTCGAGCACACCCATCACGCCCGGCTGGGGCTGGCCGTCGGCGGGCAGCCGGACATCGTGCCGGTGAACATCGCCGCGCACGAGGGCGCCCTGTACTTCCGCACGGCCCCGGGCTCGAAGCTGGCCGGGCTGACCGTGAACCCGGCCGTCGTGGTGCAGGCCGACGGGATCCTCTCCGACCAGGCGTGGTCCGTGATCGCCCGGGGCACCGCCCGCCGCCTTGAGTCCAGCGACGAGATCGCCGAGGCCGAATCGCTGGGGATCGCCCCGTGGGTGCCCTCGGTCAAGGACTTCTACGTGCGGGTCGAGGTGGAGCAGGTCTCGGGTCGGCACTTCTTGTTCGGCTCACACCCCGAGCGCGACGAGGAGCAGACGCCGCCCGCCCAGCCCTGA